In Macaca fascicularis isolate 582-1 chromosome X, T2T-MFA8v1.1, one DNA window encodes the following:
- the CACNA1F gene encoding voltage-dependent L-type calcium channel subunit alpha-1F isoform X10 — protein sequence MKALVPLLHIALLVLFVIIIYAIIGLELFLGRMHKTCYFLGSDLEAEEDPSPCASSGSGRACTLNQTECRGRWPGPNGGITNFDNFFFAMLTVFQCVTMEGWTDVLYWMQDAMGYELPWVYFVSLVIFGSFFVLNLVLGVLSGEFSKEREKAKARGDFQKQREKQQMEEDLRGYLDWITQAEELDMEDPSADGNLGPQLTELTNRRRGRLRWFSHSTRSTHSTSSHASLPASDTGSMTETQGDEDEEEGALASCTRCLNKIMKTRVCRRLRRANRVLRARCRRAVKSNACYWAVLLLVFLNTLTIASEHHGQPVWLTQIQEYANKVLLCLFTVEMLLKLYGLGPSAYVSSFFNRFDCFVVCGGILETTLVEVGTMQPLGISVLRCVRLLRIFKVTRHWASLSNLVASLLNSMKSIASLLLLLFLFIIIFSLLGMQLFGGKFNFDQTHTKRSTFDTFPQALLTVFQILTGEDWNVVMYDGIMAYGGPFFPGMLVCIYFIILFICGNYILLNVFLAIAVDNLASGDAGTAKDKGGEKSSEKDLPPENEGLVPGVEKEEEEGTRREGAEIGLFQDHPENNRLDMEEEEEEEEEEEEEGAGGVELLQEVVPKEKVVPIPEGSAFFCLSQTNPLRKGCHTLIHHHVFTNLILVFIILSSVSLAAEDPIRAHSFRNHILGYFDYAFTSIFTVEILLKMTVFGAFLHRGSFCRSWFNMLDLLVVSVSLISFGIHSSAISVVKILRVLRVLRPLRAINRAKGLKHVVQCVFVAIRTIGNIMIVTTLLQFMFACIGVQLFKGKFYTCTDEAKHTPQECKGSFLVYPDGDVSRPLVRERLWVNSDFNFDNVLSAMMALFTVSTFEGWPALLYKAIDAYAEDHGPIYNYRVEISVFFIVYIIIIAFFMMNIFVGFVIITFRAQGEQEYQNCELDKNQRQCVEYALKAQPLRRYIPKNPHQYRVWATVNSAAFEYLMFLLILLNTVALAMQHYEQTAPFNYAMDILNMVFTGLFTIEMVLKIIAFKPKHYFTDAWNTFDALIVVGSVVDIAVTEVNSSEDSSRISITFFRLFRVMRLVKLLSKGEGIRTLLWTFIKSFQALPYVALLIAMIFFIYAVIGMQMFGKVALQDGTQINRNNNFQTFPQAVLLLFRCATGEAWQEIMLASLPGNRCDPESDFGPGEEFTCGSNFAIAYFISFFMLCAFLGPHQTLGCGCPAETYPAPSGIREAVPTPSSLQETCGNEHAPQLRWDGDIQRHTLCPGPDIPEDQDRRWNLEQANQELRIVIKKIWKRMKQKLLDEVIPPPDEEEVTVGKFYATFLIQDYFRKFRRRKEKGLLGNEAAPSTSSALQAGLRSLQDLGPEMRQALTCEEEEEEGQEGVEEEDEKDLETNKATMVSQPPSRRGSRISVSLPVGDRLPDSLSLGPSDDDRGTPTSSQPSVPQAGSNTHRRGSGALIFTIPEEGNSQPKGTRGQDKQDEDEEVPDRLSYLDEQAGTPPYPVLLPPHRAQRYMDGHLAPRRRLLPPTPAGRKPSFTIQCLQRQGSCEDLPIPGTYHRGRNSGPNRAQGSWATPPQRGRLLYAPLLLVEEGAAGEGYLGRSSGPLRTFTCLHVPGTHSDPSHGKRGSADSLVEAVLISEGLGLFARDPRFVALAKQEIADACRLTLDEMDSAASDLLAQGTSSLYSDEESILSRFDEEDLGDEMACVHAL from the exons ACCTGGAAGCGGAGGAGGACCCATCGCCCTGTGCCTCTTCGGGATCGGGGCGTGCATGCACGCTGAACCAGACTGAGTGCCGCGGGCGCTGGCCAGGACCCAATGGAGGCATCACCAACTTTGACAACTTCTTCTTCGCCATGCTGACAGTCTTCCAGTGCGTCACCATGGAAGGCTGGACCGATGTGCTGTACTGG ATGCAAGATGCCATGGGGTATGAACTGCCCTGGGTGTACTTTGTGAGCCTTGTCATCTTTGGGTCCTTCTTCGTCCTCAACCTTGTGCTTGGCGTCCTGAGTGG GGAGTTCtccaaggagagagagaaagcaaaagctCGTGGGGACTTCCAGAAGCAGCGGGAGAAGCAGCAGATGGAGGAGGACCTGCGGGGCTACCTGGACTGGATCACTCAAGCCGAAGAGCTGGACATGGAGGACCCCTCCGCCGATGGCAACCTTG GGCCACAGCTGACCGAGCTGACCAATAGAAGGCGTGGACGTCTGCGCTGGTTCAGTCATTCCACTCGCTCCACACACTCCACCAGCAGCCATG CCAGCCTCCCAGCCAGTGACACCGGTTCAATGACAGAGACCCAAGGCgatgaggatgaggaggaaggggCTCTGGCCAGCTGTACACGCTGCCT AAACAAGATCATGAAAACCAGGGTCTG ccGCCGCCTCCGCCGAGCCAACCGGGTCCTTCGGGCACGCTGCCGTCGGGCTGTGAAGTCCAATGCCTGCTACTGGGCTGTACTGTTGCTCGTCTTCCTCAACACGCTGACCATCGCCTCTGAGCACCACGGGCAGCCTGTGTGGCTCACCCAGATCCAGG AGTACGCCAACAAAGTGTTGCTCTGTCTGTTCACGGTGGAGATGCTTCTCAAGCTGTATGGTCTGGGCCCCTCTGCCTATGTCTCTTCCTTCTTCAACCGCTTTGACTGCTTCGTGGTCTGTGGGGGCATCCTGGAGACCACCTTGGTGGAGGTGGGCACCATGCAGCCCTTGGGCATCTCAGTGCTCCGATGTGTGCGCCTCCTCAGGATCTTTAAGGTCACCAG ACACTGGGCATCTCTGAGCAATCTGGTGGCATCCCTGCTCAATTCAATGAAATCCATCGCATCCTTGctgcttcttctcttcctcttcatcaTTATCTTCTCCCTGCTTGGCATGCAGCTGTTTGGGGGCAAGTTCAACTTTGACCAGACCCACACCAAGCGAAGCACCTTTGACACGTTCCCCCAGGCCCTCCTCACTGTCTTTCAG ATCCTGACAGGTGAGGACTGGAATGTGGTCATGTATGATGGTATCATGGCATACGGTGGTCCCTTCTTCCCAGGAATGCTGGTGTGCATCTATTTCATCATTCTCTTCATCTGTGGCAACT ACATCCTGTTGAACGTGTTTCTTGCCATTGCTGTGGACAACCTGGCTAGTGGAGATGCAGGCACTGCCAAGGACAAGGGCGG GGAGAAGAGCAGTGAGAAGGACCTCCCACCGGAGAATGAAGGCCTG GTGCCTggtgtggagaaagaggaagaggagggtacaaggagggaaggagcag AGATCGGCCTTTTCCAAGATCATCCTGAAAATAACAGACTTG acatggaggaggaggaggaagaagaagaggaagaagaggaagaaggtgcAGGCGGTGTGGAACTCCTGCAGGAAGTTGTACCCAAGGAGAAGGTGGTACCCATCCCTGAGGGCAGCgccttcttctgcctcagccaaaCCAACCC GCTGAGGAAGGGCTGCCACACCCTCATCCACCATCATGTCTTCACCAATCTTATCCTGGTGTTCATCATCCTCAGCAGTGTGTCCCTGGCCGCTGAGGACCCCATCCGAGCCCACTCCTTCCGCAACCAC ATTCTGGGTTACTTCGATTATGCCTTCACCTCCATTTTCACTGTGGAGATTCTACTAAAG ATGACAGTGTTTGGGGCCTTCCTGCACCGCGGCTCCTTCTGCCGTAGCTGGTTTAATATGTTGGATCTGCTAGTGGTCAGTGTGTCCCTCATCTCCTTTGGCATCCA CTCCAGTGCCATCTCAGTGGTGAAGATTCTGCGAGTACTGCGAGTACTGCGGCCCCTCCGAGCCATCAACAGGGCCAAGGGACTCAAG CATGTGGTGCAGTGTGTATTTGTGGCCATCCGGACCATCGGGAACATCATGATTGTCACCACACTACTGCAATTTATGTTCGCCTGCATCGGGGTGCAGCTCTTCAAG GGGAAATTCTACACCTGCACGGACGAGGCCAAACACACCCCTCAAGAATGCAA GGGCTCCTTCCTGGTGTACCCAGATGGAGATGTGTCACGGCCCCTGGTCCGGGAGCGGCTCTGGGTCAACAGTGATTTCAACTTTGACAATGTCCTTTCAGCCATGATGGCCCTGTTCACTGTCTCCACCTTTGAAGGCTGGCCTGC ACTGCTATACAAGGCCATCGATGCTTATGCAGAGGACCACGGCCCCATCTATAATTACCGTGTGGAAATCTCAGTGTTCTTCATTGTCTACATCATCATCATTGCGTTCTTCATGATGAACATCTTCGTGGGCTTCGTCATCATCACCTTCCGTGCCCAGGGCGAGCAGGAGTATCAAAACTGTGAGCTGGACAAGAACCAG CGTCAGTGTGTGGAATATGCCCTCAAGGCCCAGCCACTCCGTCGTTACATCCCCAAGAACCCGCATCAGTATCGTGTGTGGGCCACTGTGAACTCTGCTGCCTTCGAGTACCTGATGTTCCTGCTCATCCTGCTCAACACAGTTGCCCTAGCCATGCAG CACTATGAGCAGACTGCTCCCTTCAACTACGCCATGGACATCCTCAACATGGTCTTCACTGGTCTCTTCACTATTGAGATGGTGCTCAAAATCATCGCCTTCAAGCCCAAG CATTACTTTACTGACGCCTGGAACACGTTTGATGCTCTTATCGTGGTGGGCAGCGTAGTAGATATTGCCGTCACTGAAGTCAAT AGCTCTGAGGACAGCTCCCGCATTTCCATCACCTTCTTTCGCCTCTTCCGAGTCATGCGGCTGGTCAAGCTTCTCAGTAAGGGTGAAGGGATCCGCACATTGCTCTGGACATTCATCAAGTCCTTCCAG GCCTTGCCCTATGTGGCTCTTCTCATCGCAATGATATTCTTCATCTATGCCGTCATTGGCATGCAG ATGTTCGGCAAGGTGGCTCTTCAGGATGGCACACAGATAAACCGAAACAACAACTTCCAGACTTTTCCACAGGCTGTGCTGCTTCTGTTCAG GTGTGCCACTGGTGAGGCATGGCAGGAGATAATGCTTGCCAGCCTTCCCGGAAATCGGTGTGATCCTGAGTCTGACTTCGGCCCTGGTGAAGAGTTTACCTGTGGTAGCAATTTTGCCATCGCCTATTTCATCAGCTTCTTCATGCTCTGTGCCTTCCTG ggGCCACATCAAACACTTGGATGTGGTTGCCCTGCTGAGACGTATCCAGCCCCCTCTGGGATTCGGGAAGCTGTGCCCACACCGAGTAGCCTGCAAG AGACTTGTGGCAATGAACATGCCCCTCAACTCAGATGGGACGGTGACATTCAACGCCACACTCTTTGCCCTGGTCCGGACATCCCTGAAGATCAAGACAGAAGGT GGAACCTGGAGCAAGCCAACCAGGAGCTGCGGATTGTCATCAAAAAGATCTGGAAGCGGATGAAGCAGAAGCTGCTAGATGAGGTCATCCCCCCACCAGACG AGGAGGAGGTCACCGTGGGCAAATTCTACGCCACATTTCTGATCCAGGACTATTTCCGCAAAttcaggaggaggaaagaaaaagggctACTAGGCAACGAGGCCGCCCCTAGCACCTCCTCCGCCCTTCAG GCTGGTCTGCGGAGCCTGCAGGACTTGGGTCCTGAGATGCGGCAGGCCCTCAcctgtgaggaggaggaagaagaggggcaggagggagtggaggaggaagatgagaagGACTTGGAAACTAACAAA GCCACGATGGTCTCCCAGCCCCCATCTCGCCGGGGCTCCAGGATTTCTGTGTCTCTGCCTGTCGGGGACAGACTTCCAGATTCACTCTCCCTTGGGCCCAGTGATGATGATAGGGGGACTCCCACCTCCAGTCAGCCCAGTGTGCCCCAGGCTGGATCCAACACCCACAG GAGAGGCTCTGGGGCTCTCATTTTCACCATCCCAGAAGAAGGAAATTCTCAGCCCAAGGGAACCAGAGGTCAAGACAAGcaggatgaggatgaggaagtCCCTGATCG GCTCTCCTACCTAGATGAGCAGGCAGGGACTCCCCCGTACCCAGTCCTTTTGCCACCTCACAGAGCTCAGAGATACATGGATGGGCACCTTGCACCACGCCGCCGTCTGTTGCCCCCCACACCTGCAG gtCGGAAGCCCTCCTTCACCATCCAGTGTCTGCAGCGCCAGGGCAGTTGTGAGGATTTACCCATCCCAGGCACCTATCATCGTGGGCGAAATTCAGGGCCCAATAGGGCTCAG GGTTCCTGGGCAACACCACCTCAGCGGGGTCGGCTCCTGTATGCTCCGCTGTTGTTGGTGGAAGAGGGTGCAGCGGGGGAGGGGTACCTCGGCAGATCCAGTGGCCCACTGCGCACCTTCACCTGTCTGCACGTGCCTGGAACCCACTCGGACCCCAGCCATGGGAAGAGGGGCAGTGCCGACAGCTTGGTGGAGGCT GTGCTCATATCGGAGGGTCTGGGCCTCTTTGCTCGAGACCCACGTTTCGTGGCCCTGGCCAAGCAGGAGATTGCAGATGCATGTCGCCTGACACTGGATGAGATGGACAGTGCTGCCAGTGACCTGCTGGCACAGGGAACCAGCTCGCTCTATAGCGACGAGGAGTCCATCCTTTCCCGCTTCGACGAGGAGGACTTGGGAGACGAGATGGCCTGCGTCCATGCCCTCTGA
- the CACNA1F gene encoding voltage-dependent L-type calcium channel subunit alpha-1F isoform X7, producing the protein MKALVPLLHIALLVLFVIIIYAIIGLELFLGRMHKTCYFLGSDLEAEEDPSPCASSGSGRACTLNQTECRGRWPGPNGGITNFDNFFFAMLTVFQCVTMEGWTDVLYWMQDAMGYELPWVYFVSLVIFGSFFVLNLVLGVLSGEFSKEREKAKARGDFQKQREKQQMEEDLRGYLDWITQAEELDMEDPSADGNLGPQLTELTNRRRGRLRWFSHSTRSTHSTSSHASLPASDTGSMTETQGDEDEEEGALASCTRCLNKIMKTRVCRRLRRANRVLRARCRRAVKSNACYWAVLLLVFLNTLTIASEHHGQPVWLTQIQEYANKVLLCLFTVEMLLKLYGLGPSAYVSSFFNRFDCFVVCGGILETTLVEVGTMQPLGISVLRCVRLLRIFKVTRHWASLSNLVASLLNSMKSIASLLLLLFLFIIIFSLLGMQLFGGKFNFDQTHTKRSTFDTFPQALLTVFQILTGEDWNVVMYDGIMAYGGPFFPGMLVCIYFIILFICGNYILLNVFLAIAVDNLASGDAGTAKDKGGEKSSEKDLPPENEGLVPGVEKEEEEGTRREGAEIGLFQDHPENNRLDMEEEEEEEEEEEEEGAGGVELLQEVVPKEKVVPIPEGSAFFCLSQTNPLRKGCHTLIHHHVFTNLILVFIILSSVSLAAEDPIRAHSFRNHILGYFDYAFTSIFTVEILLKMTVFGAFLHRGSFCRSWFNMLDLLVVSVSLISFGIHSSAISVVKILRVLRVLRPLRAINRAKGLKHVVQCVFVAIRTIGNIMIVTTLLQFMFACIGVQLFKGKFYTCTDEAKHTPQECKGSFLVYPDGDVSRPLVRERLWVNSDFNFDNVLSAMMALFTVSTFEGWPALLYKAIDAYAEDHGPIYNYRVEISVFFIVYIIIIAFFMMNIFVGFVIITFRAQGEQEYQNCELDKNQRQCVEYALKAQPLRRYIPKNPHQYRVWATVNSAAFEYLMFLLILLNTVALAMQHYEQTAPFNYAMDILNMVFTGLFTIEMVLKIIAFKPKSSEDSSRISITFFRLFRVMRLVKLLSKGEGIRTLLWTFIKSFQALPYVALLIAMIFFIYAVIGMQMFGKVALQDGTQINRNNNFQTFPQAVLLLFRCATGEAWQEIMLASLPGNRCDPESDFGPGEEFTCGSNFAIAYFISFFMLCAFLIINLFVAVIMDNFDYLTRDWSILGPHHLDEFKRIWSEYDPGAKGHIKHLDVVALLRRIQPPLGFGKLCPHRVACKRLVAMNMPLNSDGTVTFNATLFALVRTSLKIKTEGNLEQANQELRIVIKKIWKRMKQKLLDEVIPPPDEEEVTVGKFYATFLIQDYFRKFRRRKEKGLLGNEAAPSTSSALQAGLRSLQDLGPEMRQALTCEEEEEEGQEGVEEEDEKDLETNKATMVSQPPSRRGSRISVSLPVGDRLPDSLSLGPSDDDRGTPTSSQPSVPQAGSNTHRRGSGALIFTIPEEGNSQPKGTRGQDKQDEDEEVPDRLSYLDEQAGTPPYPVLLPPHRAQRYMDGHLAPRRRLLPPTPAGRKPSFTIQCLQRQGSCEDLPIPGTYHRGRNSGPNRAQGSWATPPQRGRLLYAPLLLVEEGAAGEGYLGRSSGPLRTFTCLHVPGTHSDPSHGKRGSADSLVEAVLISEGLGLFARDPRFVALAKQEIADACRLTLDEMDSAASDLLAQGTSSLYSDEESILSRFDEEDLGDEMACVHAL; encoded by the exons ACCTGGAAGCGGAGGAGGACCCATCGCCCTGTGCCTCTTCGGGATCGGGGCGTGCATGCACGCTGAACCAGACTGAGTGCCGCGGGCGCTGGCCAGGACCCAATGGAGGCATCACCAACTTTGACAACTTCTTCTTCGCCATGCTGACAGTCTTCCAGTGCGTCACCATGGAAGGCTGGACCGATGTGCTGTACTGG ATGCAAGATGCCATGGGGTATGAACTGCCCTGGGTGTACTTTGTGAGCCTTGTCATCTTTGGGTCCTTCTTCGTCCTCAACCTTGTGCTTGGCGTCCTGAGTGG GGAGTTCtccaaggagagagagaaagcaaaagctCGTGGGGACTTCCAGAAGCAGCGGGAGAAGCAGCAGATGGAGGAGGACCTGCGGGGCTACCTGGACTGGATCACTCAAGCCGAAGAGCTGGACATGGAGGACCCCTCCGCCGATGGCAACCTTG GGCCACAGCTGACCGAGCTGACCAATAGAAGGCGTGGACGTCTGCGCTGGTTCAGTCATTCCACTCGCTCCACACACTCCACCAGCAGCCATG CCAGCCTCCCAGCCAGTGACACCGGTTCAATGACAGAGACCCAAGGCgatgaggatgaggaggaaggggCTCTGGCCAGCTGTACACGCTGCCT AAACAAGATCATGAAAACCAGGGTCTG ccGCCGCCTCCGCCGAGCCAACCGGGTCCTTCGGGCACGCTGCCGTCGGGCTGTGAAGTCCAATGCCTGCTACTGGGCTGTACTGTTGCTCGTCTTCCTCAACACGCTGACCATCGCCTCTGAGCACCACGGGCAGCCTGTGTGGCTCACCCAGATCCAGG AGTACGCCAACAAAGTGTTGCTCTGTCTGTTCACGGTGGAGATGCTTCTCAAGCTGTATGGTCTGGGCCCCTCTGCCTATGTCTCTTCCTTCTTCAACCGCTTTGACTGCTTCGTGGTCTGTGGGGGCATCCTGGAGACCACCTTGGTGGAGGTGGGCACCATGCAGCCCTTGGGCATCTCAGTGCTCCGATGTGTGCGCCTCCTCAGGATCTTTAAGGTCACCAG ACACTGGGCATCTCTGAGCAATCTGGTGGCATCCCTGCTCAATTCAATGAAATCCATCGCATCCTTGctgcttcttctcttcctcttcatcaTTATCTTCTCCCTGCTTGGCATGCAGCTGTTTGGGGGCAAGTTCAACTTTGACCAGACCCACACCAAGCGAAGCACCTTTGACACGTTCCCCCAGGCCCTCCTCACTGTCTTTCAG ATCCTGACAGGTGAGGACTGGAATGTGGTCATGTATGATGGTATCATGGCATACGGTGGTCCCTTCTTCCCAGGAATGCTGGTGTGCATCTATTTCATCATTCTCTTCATCTGTGGCAACT ACATCCTGTTGAACGTGTTTCTTGCCATTGCTGTGGACAACCTGGCTAGTGGAGATGCAGGCACTGCCAAGGACAAGGGCGG GGAGAAGAGCAGTGAGAAGGACCTCCCACCGGAGAATGAAGGCCTG GTGCCTggtgtggagaaagaggaagaggagggtacaaggagggaaggagcag AGATCGGCCTTTTCCAAGATCATCCTGAAAATAACAGACTTG acatggaggaggaggaggaagaagaagaggaagaagaggaagaaggtgcAGGCGGTGTGGAACTCCTGCAGGAAGTTGTACCCAAGGAGAAGGTGGTACCCATCCCTGAGGGCAGCgccttcttctgcctcagccaaaCCAACCC GCTGAGGAAGGGCTGCCACACCCTCATCCACCATCATGTCTTCACCAATCTTATCCTGGTGTTCATCATCCTCAGCAGTGTGTCCCTGGCCGCTGAGGACCCCATCCGAGCCCACTCCTTCCGCAACCAC ATTCTGGGTTACTTCGATTATGCCTTCACCTCCATTTTCACTGTGGAGATTCTACTAAAG ATGACAGTGTTTGGGGCCTTCCTGCACCGCGGCTCCTTCTGCCGTAGCTGGTTTAATATGTTGGATCTGCTAGTGGTCAGTGTGTCCCTCATCTCCTTTGGCATCCA CTCCAGTGCCATCTCAGTGGTGAAGATTCTGCGAGTACTGCGAGTACTGCGGCCCCTCCGAGCCATCAACAGGGCCAAGGGACTCAAG CATGTGGTGCAGTGTGTATTTGTGGCCATCCGGACCATCGGGAACATCATGATTGTCACCACACTACTGCAATTTATGTTCGCCTGCATCGGGGTGCAGCTCTTCAAG GGGAAATTCTACACCTGCACGGACGAGGCCAAACACACCCCTCAAGAATGCAA GGGCTCCTTCCTGGTGTACCCAGATGGAGATGTGTCACGGCCCCTGGTCCGGGAGCGGCTCTGGGTCAACAGTGATTTCAACTTTGACAATGTCCTTTCAGCCATGATGGCCCTGTTCACTGTCTCCACCTTTGAAGGCTGGCCTGC ACTGCTATACAAGGCCATCGATGCTTATGCAGAGGACCACGGCCCCATCTATAATTACCGTGTGGAAATCTCAGTGTTCTTCATTGTCTACATCATCATCATTGCGTTCTTCATGATGAACATCTTCGTGGGCTTCGTCATCATCACCTTCCGTGCCCAGGGCGAGCAGGAGTATCAAAACTGTGAGCTGGACAAGAACCAG CGTCAGTGTGTGGAATATGCCCTCAAGGCCCAGCCACTCCGTCGTTACATCCCCAAGAACCCGCATCAGTATCGTGTGTGGGCCACTGTGAACTCTGCTGCCTTCGAGTACCTGATGTTCCTGCTCATCCTGCTCAACACAGTTGCCCTAGCCATGCAG CACTATGAGCAGACTGCTCCCTTCAACTACGCCATGGACATCCTCAACATGGTCTTCACTGGTCTCTTCACTATTGAGATGGTGCTCAAAATCATCGCCTTCAAGCCCAAG AGCTCTGAGGACAGCTCCCGCATTTCCATCACCTTCTTTCGCCTCTTCCGAGTCATGCGGCTGGTCAAGCTTCTCAGTAAGGGTGAAGGGATCCGCACATTGCTCTGGACATTCATCAAGTCCTTCCAG GCCTTGCCCTATGTGGCTCTTCTCATCGCAATGATATTCTTCATCTATGCCGTCATTGGCATGCAG ATGTTCGGCAAGGTGGCTCTTCAGGATGGCACACAGATAAACCGAAACAACAACTTCCAGACTTTTCCACAGGCTGTGCTGCTTCTGTTCAG GTGTGCCACTGGTGAGGCATGGCAGGAGATAATGCTTGCCAGCCTTCCCGGAAATCGGTGTGATCCTGAGTCTGACTTCGGCCCTGGTGAAGAGTTTACCTGTGGTAGCAATTTTGCCATCGCCTATTTCATCAGCTTCTTCATGCTCTGTGCCTTCCTG ATCATAAATCTCTTTGTGGCTGTGATCATGGACAACTTTGATTATCTCACCAGAGATTGGTCCATCCTGGGCCCCCATCACCTTGATGAATTCAAGAGGATCTGGTCTGAATATGACCCTGGGGCCAA ggGCCACATCAAACACTTGGATGTGGTTGCCCTGCTGAGACGTATCCAGCCCCCTCTGGGATTCGGGAAGCTGTGCCCACACCGAGTAGCCTGCAAG AGACTTGTGGCAATGAACATGCCCCTCAACTCAGATGGGACGGTGACATTCAACGCCACACTCTTTGCCCTGGTCCGGACATCCCTGAAGATCAAGACAGAAG GGAACCTGGAGCAAGCCAACCAGGAGCTGCGGATTGTCATCAAAAAGATCTGGAAGCGGATGAAGCAGAAGCTGCTAGATGAGGTCATCCCCCCACCAGACG AGGAGGAGGTCACCGTGGGCAAATTCTACGCCACATTTCTGATCCAGGACTATTTCCGCAAAttcaggaggaggaaagaaaaagggctACTAGGCAACGAGGCCGCCCCTAGCACCTCCTCCGCCCTTCAG GCTGGTCTGCGGAGCCTGCAGGACTTGGGTCCTGAGATGCGGCAGGCCCTCAcctgtgaggaggaggaagaagaggggcaggagggagtggaggaggaagatgagaagGACTTGGAAACTAACAAA GCCACGATGGTCTCCCAGCCCCCATCTCGCCGGGGCTCCAGGATTTCTGTGTCTCTGCCTGTCGGGGACAGACTTCCAGATTCACTCTCCCTTGGGCCCAGTGATGATGATAGGGGGACTCCCACCTCCAGTCAGCCCAGTGTGCCCCAGGCTGGATCCAACACCCACAG GAGAGGCTCTGGGGCTCTCATTTTCACCATCCCAGAAGAAGGAAATTCTCAGCCCAAGGGAACCAGAGGTCAAGACAAGcaggatgaggatgaggaagtCCCTGATCG GCTCTCCTACCTAGATGAGCAGGCAGGGACTCCCCCGTACCCAGTCCTTTTGCCACCTCACAGAGCTCAGAGATACATGGATGGGCACCTTGCACCACGCCGCCGTCTGTTGCCCCCCACACCTGCAG gtCGGAAGCCCTCCTTCACCATCCAGTGTCTGCAGCGCCAGGGCAGTTGTGAGGATTTACCCATCCCAGGCACCTATCATCGTGGGCGAAATTCAGGGCCCAATAGGGCTCAG GGTTCCTGGGCAACACCACCTCAGCGGGGTCGGCTCCTGTATGCTCCGCTGTTGTTGGTGGAAGAGGGTGCAGCGGGGGAGGGGTACCTCGGCAGATCCAGTGGCCCACTGCGCACCTTCACCTGTCTGCACGTGCCTGGAACCCACTCGGACCCCAGCCATGGGAAGAGGGGCAGTGCCGACAGCTTGGTGGAGGCT GTGCTCATATCGGAGGGTCTGGGCCTCTTTGCTCGAGACCCACGTTTCGTGGCCCTGGCCAAGCAGGAGATTGCAGATGCATGTCGCCTGACACTGGATGAGATGGACAGTGCTGCCAGTGACCTGCTGGCACAGGGAACCAGCTCGCTCTATAGCGACGAGGAGTCCATCCTTTCCCGCTTCGACGAGGAGGACTTGGGAGACGAGATGGCCTGCGTCCATGCCCTCTGA